The nucleotide window agcCTCAGTCTTTACAGCTTCATCGGAGCCAAACTGAACATATGGAAACAGAAGCTGatggagaggactgtggaggactAGACCCAGAGCTAGATACTGTTCACGAGTCAGGGGACCTTTCCGAACTCCAGATTGATTTCAGTGACGTGTTGAAGGAGACCAGAGAACCTTTGTCAGGTTTAAATATTCTAAAAAATAACATATGTAACACCGACAAGAAATCATTCTGCTGCTCCGAGTGTGGCAAACAGTTTAGCCAGAACTCAAATCTGAAGACACATATGCGAATCCACACAGGGGAGAAACCATTCGGTTGCTCGATTTGTGGCAAAAGATTTATACAGAAGGTTCATCTGACGTACCACGTGGCCCGTCACACGGGGGAGAAACTGttcagctgcagtgtgtgtgaccAAAGATTCACTTGGCTTTATCAGCTCAAAAACCATCAGTGTGTCTATCGTCCGTTCTCAGAGGCAGAGCCTCCTCCAGCTAGCAGCTCGACTGAACACATGGAAGCAGAAGCTGACGGAGAGGCCCCACACTGTTTTGCACCAAGGACCGAAGTCCTTCTGGGCGATATTGGAATAAATTACAACAAGAAACAATTTAGCTGCTCTGATTGCGGTAAAACATTTGGCCGCAAGACGCACCTGTGGGAGCACGTGCGatctcacacaggagagaaaccattcagcTGCACGGTCTGCAAGAAGTGTTTCCCGTGGAGGAGACACTTACAGAGACACATGCGAGTCCACACAGGCGAGCAAAGACTGAGCTGCACTGTTTGTGACAAGACGTTCAATTGGCCGTATCAGCTCAGGCTCCATCAGTGTGTCGGCGAGTCGTCGCAGGTTCACGACGACCAAACACAGAGTCATCGAGACCCTGACGGTGAGATGAGACGCCTTCCTAAGAAACAGTTTCCCTGCTCTGACTGCGGGAAAGTATTCGGGTACAAGGACTCCCTGCTGAGGCACATACGAtgccacacaggagagaaaccgttcAGCTGCTCAGTGTGTGGGAGACAGTTTAGAGAACGGGGGAATCTGGGACAGCACATGGTCATCCACACTGGGGAGAAACCTttcagctgcagtgttt belongs to Epinephelus lanceolatus isolate andai-2023 chromosome 24, ASM4190304v1, whole genome shotgun sequence and includes:
- the LOC117250243 gene encoding uncharacterized protein LOC117250243; amino-acid sequence: MSKVQMLRSLVTQRLTVAAEEIFGLFERTISEYEEELSRAKEENERQRKLLELRVEPEINRADVLSSIVFKVIENKDEVSPERQEWSSTVDQEDPEPPHIKEEEVELWSSQEGEWFQGLEEADVTKFPFTPVPVKSEDDEEKPQSLQLHRSQTEHMETEADGEDCGGLDPELDTVHESGDLSELQIDFSDVLKETREPLSGLNILKNNICNTDKKSFCCSECGKQFSQNSNLKTHMRIHTGEKPFGCSICGKRFIQKVHLTYHVARHTGEKLFSCSVCDQRFTWLYQLKNHQCVYRPFSEAEPPPASSSTEHMEAEADGEAPHCFAPRTEVLLGDIGINYNKKQFSCSDCGKTFGRKTHLWEHVRSHTGEKPFSCTVCKKCFPWRRHLQRHMRVHTGEQRLSCTVCDKTFNWPYQLRLHQCVGESSQVHDDQTQSHRDPDGEMRRLPKKQFPCSDCGKVFGYKDSLLRHIRCHTGEKPFSCSVCGRQFRERGNLGQHMVIHTGEKPFSCSVCDQRFSWRKQLKKHKCDGESSRK